One region of Manis pentadactyla isolate mManPen7 chromosome 9, mManPen7.hap1, whole genome shotgun sequence genomic DNA includes:
- the LOC118912110 gene encoding LOW QUALITY PROTEIN: olfactory receptor 51S1 (The sequence of the model RefSeq protein was modified relative to this genomic sequence to represent the inferred CDS: inserted 1 base in 1 codon) encodes MPTFQAAPNSSTSMAPMFLLVGMPGLSSVPSWWTIPLITVYLLSTLGNSTILWIIALEPTLHRPMYFFLFLLSVSDVGLATALMPTLLGLALADAHTVPASACLLQMFFVHVFSVLESSALLAMALDRVLAICRPLHYPTXLTSDVISKIGLVIAFRCLGLHLPLPFLLAYMPYCHPQVLTHSYCLHPDMARLACPGAWGTVYSLFVVLSAMGLDSLLIFFCYGLIGRVLQGLASEDRWKAGQTCATHLSAVFLFYVPMILLALIGHFRVPIPQSAHSLLSYVHFLLPPLINPILYSIKMKEIREKILKRLQPRKMGCAQ; translated from the exons ATGCCAACATTCCAGGCAGCTCCCAATAGCAGCACTTCAATGGCCCCCATGTTCCTACTGGTGGGCATGCCAGGCCTGTCGTCTGTGCCCTCCTGGTGGACGATACCCCTCATCACTGTCTACCTTCTCTCTACCCTGGGCAACAGTACTATCCTCTGGATCATTGCCCTGGAGCCCACCCTGCACCGCccaatgtacttcttcctcttcctgcttAGTGTGTCTGATGTTGGCTTGGCCACAGCCCTGATGCCCACTCTGCTGGGTCTTGCCCTTGCTGATGCTCACACTGTCCCTGCCTCAGCCTGCCTCCTCCAGATGTTCTTTGTCCACGTCTTTTCTGTATTGGAGTCCTCTGCCTTGCTTGCCATGGCCTTGGATCGGGTACTAGCCATCTGCCGTCCTCTCCACTACCCAA CCCTCACCAGTGATGTAATTAGCAAGATTGGCCTGGTCATTGCCTTCCGATGCCTGGGTCTCCATCTACCCCTGCCATTTCTCCTGGCCTACATGCCCTACTGCCACCCACAGGTTCTGACCCATTCATATTGCTTGCACCCAGATATGGCCCGTTTGGCTTGCCCAGGAGCTTGGGGTACAGTCTATAGCCTCTTTGTGGTCCTGTCAGCCATGGGATTGGACTCCCTGCTTATTTTCTTCTGCTATGGCCTAATTGGCAGGGTATTGCAAGGTTTGGCATCCGAGGATCGCTGGAAGGCTGGCCAAACCTGTGCCACTCACCTCTCTGCTGTGTTCCTCTTCTATGTGCCCATGATCCTCCTGGCACTCATTGGCCATTTTAGGGTGCCAATCCCTCAGTCTGCCCATTCTCTTCTTTCCTATGTCCATTTCCTGCTTCCTCCATTGATAAATCCTATTCTCTATAGTATCAAGATGAAGGAGATTAGAGAGAAAATACTCAAGAGGTTACAGCCCAGGAAGATGGGTTGTGCTCAGTGA
- the LOC118912143 gene encoding olfactory receptor 51F2, which translates to MLVLNNTNAQPVTFLLTGIPGLRAAQVWISIPFCLLYIIALSGNSMILFVVLREQSLHEPMYYFLSMLSATDLSLSLCTLSTTLGVFWFEAQEINLNACIAQMFFLHGFTFMESGVLLAMAFDRFVAICDPLRYSTILTNARITQIGMSMLMRNVAVMLPVVLFVKRLSFCRSTVLSHSYCYHVDLIQLSCTDNRINSILGLFALFSTTGFDCPCILLSYILIIQSVLSIASSEGRQKAFSTCISHISAVAIFYIPLISLSLVHRYGHSAPPFVHTIMANVFLLIPPVLNPIIYSVKTKKIRRTIAKILIQKQLHI; encoded by the coding sequence ATGCTGGTCCTCAATAATACCAATGCTCAGCCTGTGACCTTCCTTCTGACGGGAATCCCAGGCCTGAGAGCAGCCCAGGTCTGGATCTCCATTCCTTTTTGTCTTCTGTACATCATCGCCCTCTCTGGGAACAGCATGATCCTGTTTGTAGTCCTCCGTGAGCAGAGCCTCCATGAGCCCATGTATTATTTTCTCTCTATGCTTTCAGCCACAGACCTGAGCTTGTCTCTGTGCACACTTTCTACTACCCTTGGTGTCTTCTGGTTTGAAGCCCAGGAAATTAACTTAAATGCCTGCATTGCCCAGATGTTCTTTCTCCATGGATTTACTTTCATGGAGTCTGGGGTTCTGCTGGCCATGGCCTTTGATCGTTTTGTGGCCATCTGTGATCCACTGAGATACAGCACCATCCTCACCAATGCCAGGATTACACAGATTGGAATGAGCATGCTGATGAGGAATGTTGCTGTCATGTTGCCAGTTGTGCTGTTTGTCAAGAGGCTGTCCTTCTGCAGGTCTACAGTCCTTTCGCATTCTTATTGCTACCATGTTGATCTCATTCAGCTCTCTTGCACAGACAACAGAATCAacagcatccttggcctctttGCACTCTTCTCCACAACTGGGTTTGACTGCCCTTGCATCTTGCTCTCCTATATCCTGATTATCCAATCTGTCCTCAGCATTGCTTCCTCGGAGGGTCGGCAGAAAGCCTTCAGCACCTGCATATCTCACATCAGTGCTGTTGCCATCTTCTACATACCTCTCATCAGCCTGTCTCTTGTTCATCGCTATGGCCATTCAGCACCTCCATTTGTCCACACCATCATGGCCAATGTCTTCTTGCTTATCCCTCCTGTGCTCAACCCTATCATTTACAGTGTGAAGACTAAGAAGATTCGAAGGACTATTGCCAAGATCTTAATTCAGAAGCAGCTCCACATCTAA
- the LOC130685029 gene encoding olfactory receptor 52R1-like — protein MMLASGNSSSHPVSFILLGIPGLENSQFWIAFPFCAMYVVAIVGNITILHIIRTDHTLHEPMYLFLAMLAITDLVLSSSTQPKMLAILWFHAHEIEYHACLVQVFFIHAFSSVESGVLMAMALDRYVAICFPLHHSSILKPCVVGKLGAAVMARGLLWVSPFCFMVSKMPFCPNHVIPQSYCEHMAVLKLVCADTRVNRAYGLLVAFSVVGFDIIVISISYVMILRTVLRLPSGEARLKTFGTCASHICVILALYIPALFTFLTHRFGQHVPPVVHVMLANLYLLVPPMLNPIIYGVRTKHIRDQLLEFFLCELF, from the coding sequence ATGATGCTGGCTTCTGGGAACAGCTCTTCTCATCCTGTGTCCTTCATCCTGCTTGGCATCCCAGGACTTGAGAATTCCCAATTTTGGATTGCCTTTCCATTCTGTGCCATGTACGTTGTGGCTATCGTGGGTAATATCACCATCCTTCATATAATCCGAACTGACCACACCCTGCATGAGCCCATGTACCTTTTTCTGGCCATGCTGGCTATCACTGACCTGGTCCTCTCCTCTTCCACCCAACCTAAAATGCTGGCTATACTCTGGTTTCATGCTCATGAGATTGAATACCATGCCTGTCTCGTCCAGGTGTTTTTCATCCATGCCTTTTCCTCCGTGGAGTCTGGGGTGCTCATGGCTATGGCCTTGGACCGTTACGTGGCTATCTGCTTCCCACTCCACCACTCTAGTATCCTGAAGCCATGTGTAGTGGGCAAGCTCGGAGCAGCTGTGATGGCGAGAGGGCTTCTGTGGGTGAGTCCCTTCTGCTTTATGGTCTCCAAGATGCCCTTCTGCCCCAACCATGTCATTCCCCAGTCATACTGTGAGCACATGGCTGTGCTGAAGCTGGTGTGTGCCGATACTAGAGTAAATCGTGCATATGGGCTCCTTGTGGCCTTCTCTGTGGTTGGTTTTGATATAATTGTCATCAGTATATCCTATGTGATGATTTTGAGAACTGTTCTGAGGTTGCCTTCTGGGGAGGCTCGACTCAAGACTTTTGGCACATGTGCTTCCCATATCTGTGTCATCTTGGCTCTTTACATCCCAGCCCTCTTTACTTTCCTCACACACCGCTTTGGACAGCATGTGCCCCCAGTGGTACATGTCATGTTGGCTAATCTCTATCTACTGGTACCTCCCATGCTCAACCCCATCATCTATGGAGTCAGAACCAAACATATCAGAGACCAG